A DNA window from Mucilaginibacter xinganensis contains the following coding sequences:
- a CDS encoding MBOAT family O-acyltransferase, whose protein sequence is MLFNSIDFVFFYIIVTTLYFVVPHKLKWVILLAASCYFYMAFVPIYILILGFTIVIDYFAGIYIENEHNPRRRKMLLAASLAANVGILIFFKYFNFLNLNVNILCNKFNYHNPIPYLSILLPIGLSFHTFQAMSYTIEVYRGKQKAEKHFGIYSLYVMFYPQLVAGPIERPQNILPQLHKKHEFNYDLMQSGLKMMLWGFFKKLVIADRLSIFVNSVYNNPDMHNGTTIVIASFFFAIQIYCDFSGYTDIAIGCARTMGFDLMKNFDRPYFASNIQDFWRRWHISLSTWFRDYVYFPLGGSKGSRSRTCFNLFVIFLLSGIWHGANYTYVIWGMLHGLYSVIYIVIKPYLRKTPSNKVAATLMRMGNIALTLSFVTFAWIFFRAATIHDAFTLIHNLKSFGAAPFIGDGISNFAQSVLGILLLFVLEYKIEYHPDQFNFFSSPNIVVRWGALVFTILWIIVFGVFNGSQFIYFQF, encoded by the coding sequence ATGCTATTCAATTCTATTGATTTTGTATTTTTTTACATCATAGTAACTACCTTGTACTTTGTAGTTCCCCATAAACTCAAATGGGTAATTTTGCTGGCAGCAAGCTGCTATTTTTACATGGCGTTTGTGCCCATTTATATTCTTATACTGGGTTTCACTATTGTTATTGATTATTTTGCCGGCATCTATATAGAGAATGAGCACAACCCCCGTCGCCGCAAAATGCTGCTTGCGGCAAGTCTGGCTGCCAACGTCGGAATTCTTATTTTTTTTAAATACTTTAATTTCCTAAATCTTAATGTTAATATCCTTTGCAATAAGTTTAACTATCATAACCCAATCCCTTATTTAAGCATACTGTTACCTATCGGCTTGTCTTTTCATACTTTCCAGGCAATGAGTTATACCATTGAGGTGTACCGGGGTAAGCAAAAAGCTGAGAAGCACTTTGGGATCTACAGTTTATATGTAATGTTTTATCCGCAACTGGTTGCGGGGCCAATTGAAAGGCCGCAAAATATTTTACCGCAATTGCACAAAAAACATGAGTTTAACTATGATTTAATGCAATCGGGCTTGAAAATGATGTTATGGGGCTTTTTCAAAAAACTGGTAATTGCCGATAGGCTTTCCATTTTTGTAAACTCCGTTTATAACAACCCTGATATGCATAACGGAACTACCATTGTTATTGCATCGTTTTTTTTTGCTATCCAAATATATTGTGATTTTTCAGGATATACAGATATAGCCATAGGTTGTGCCAGAACTATGGGTTTTGATTTAATGAAAAACTTCGACCGACCGTATTTTGCCTCCAATATCCAGGATTTCTGGCGGAGATGGCATATCTCGCTGTCAACCTGGTTTCGTGATTATGTTTATTTTCCTTTGGGAGGTAGTAAAGGATCCCGCAGTCGCACGTGCTTCAATCTATTCGTCATTTTTTTACTGAGCGGCATTTGGCATGGTGCTAACTACACCTATGTTATTTGGGGCATGCTGCACGGTTTATACTCAGTAATCTATATCGTTATTAAGCCTTATTTACGTAAAACGCCTTCAAATAAAGTGGCTGCAACCTTAATGCGCATGGGTAATATTGCATTAACGCTTTCATTTGTAACTTTTGCCTGGATTTTTTTCAGGGCCGCCACTATTCACGATGCTTTTACGCTGATCCATAATTTGAAGAGTTTTGGGGCTGCGCCGTTTATAGGAGATGGGATTAGCAACTTTGCACAATCTGTACTGGGCATCCTGCTTTTGTTTGTCCTTGAGTATAAAATTGAATACCACCCTGATCAATTTAATTTTTTTAGCTCGCCCAATATTGTAGTAAGATGGGGGGCGCTGGTTTTTACCATATTATGGATAATTGTTTTCGGTGTGTTTAATGGCAGTCAGTTCATATACTTTCAATTTTGA
- a CDS encoding ankyrin repeat domain-containing protein — protein MSIEKLELYITTADLESLDSLLAQNPALAKARTSHQVSPLMLSCYYKKPEVTTLILKYLDEINLFEASAAGRFDVVANLVYAHPDAVNFYAEDGFTPLGLACYFGHYEIAQYLVLKGADVNMPSNNGFSVYPLHSAAAGNFTQIARMLIENNALVNVKQKAGVTALHSAAQNGNIDLLITLLEHGADVTVRMEGGKLAADLAREKGFNEIAEALN, from the coding sequence ATGAGCATCGAAAAACTGGAACTGTACATTACCACGGCCGACCTGGAAAGTCTTGATAGCCTGCTGGCGCAAAACCCGGCGTTGGCAAAGGCCCGTACCAGTCACCAGGTTTCGCCGCTGATGCTTTCCTGTTATTATAAAAAGCCTGAGGTTACCACATTAATCTTAAAATACCTGGACGAGATCAATCTTTTCGAAGCCTCGGCGGCAGGGAGGTTTGATGTAGTGGCCAACCTTGTTTACGCACACCCCGATGCCGTTAATTTTTATGCTGAAGATGGATTTACGCCGTTGGGCCTGGCCTGTTATTTTGGCCATTACGAAATTGCGCAATACCTGGTATTAAAGGGAGCTGATGTTAATATGCCGTCAAATAATGGATTCAGCGTTTATCCGCTGCATTCTGCTGCTGCAGGTAATTTTACCCAGATAGCCCGCATGCTGATTGAAAACAATGCGCTTGTAAACGTAAAACAAAAGGCCGGTGTAACTGCGCTGCACTCTGCCGCTCAAAACGGCAATATCGATCTGCTGATTACGCTGCTGGAACACGGCGCCGATGTAACCGTCCGTATGGAAGGTGGTAAACTGGCTGCTGACCTGGCCCGCGAAAAAGGCTTTAACGAAATCGCCGAAGCCCTCAACTGA